Below is a window of Colias croceus chromosome 15, ilColCroc2.1 DNA.
taaatGGATCTATTATCATCTTGTGATTTTCCCGCATCGCAAATAATGTTCTTCGATTTCCTGCTAATTCAAGCGTAAACAATAAAcagtttatgtaaaaaaatagtaaatgttattcaaatattcagtACTGTGCCATGTATATAAGCGGAGTACATTTAAAGTGATGAATAATAGAAGCATATGTAAAGAGACGAAATATATTGAACCATGACTAAagaatatgcaaaaatatttgCTATTAGTTAGTACTTAGATTATACATATGTGACTGGATATAAAGTTTgaatatgttatattaaattgacaggcaaataagtatatttatcaTATGTAATGATGATACTTGATAAAGTGTTGCAGAATAAAAGCATATGTATGTTGGATATGACCCCACTTAATGTGATATTTATAACACTATCGgcgttttagttttattatgtcTGCTTTTATGTTCCATATTTGCCACTTAACTATAATctggttatttttaatgaatgatTATGAAGCGATAATTCAAGTGTTATGGTTTGTTTGctttacatttatttagaaCACTTGACTAACTTTACCGATCCTATATTGGCAATGTTTGTATTGTCTGGCGTTAAATTGTGTtcaattatattcataattgaaaataacataatgcGCTTGTTTTACGAGGTATTGTGTATATTTGATATCTTTGGATGAATGCTCTTACAAACACGTGCTAGTTACCGTATCAGGTGACTGCATCTGCACCATTATCTTAAGATAATAgctctttattttaaacaaacaatgcTATCCTATAATCGTTTcctatacaattaaaattttacttgagaacaatagataaaaatagcattcaattaattatttgtaagtttaattaatgttattggtggcttattgttgtttatttatcgGAAATGGATGATGGAGGTGAATAATGACGTCCGATATCTAATTTTGAATGACAGTAGAACCTACAAATGAAAGTTAGGAAAACAATAGATTCctctaatattatttacagttgtctataattattatcgttatttatAAGAAACAAAGATAGAAAAGATTATTTAAGGCGATGTTAATATAGATTTTAGAAATACTACTTATTTATATCTTCTTGTCTCTTGATAAACCAAAATATCTAgcatatgtttttttttttaattttataattaaatatcatatcgcatattatttatatttttaagtatacgGTTATTCAACTCAGTATTTATCAATAAGTACCATACATAGAGAGGAAACAGCGTGGTATGAATGTTAAATATATCATCATTTTATAGTCATtacgtataaataatttgatttgcGATGTGTTTtccttattaaatatgtaatcatataggtatttaatgatataacggtaatattaatatattgatgattaagttatttttttttaaataagtaggtaactaacatattttaatgattctgCGCATTTTCTATTCTACAAAAAGAATCAATTAGGAAattaatgtaggtaataagtttatttgtaggtataataaattatgataattaacTAAAGAAACCATTTTAGACGAgacttgtataatattatctgtataagTATACATTCCCATAATctgtgaatttaaaatatcaatcaaattaaaattttaaatctcCTAATTTTTGCCTACAATGCAATTCAAGTAAGAATAGGAACGTCATTGGTACGAATTAACAGCTATGACGTCACAATATGGCAATTGGCAATCGCATAGAATATGATAGAACTTTCCAAATTCAACTCTGATGAATCGTTTTGGCGCCAAAACTTCCGCGGCGGTTAGCTTGTGCATCGCAGTTCGGAAGTCCGAACCGCCGTTGGCTCGTGACCTAGTGTTGATATGTTCGGCCAATGCGTGCGCGTAACATTGGCCATGTGGAAAtttccaaatttaaaaaaaaatctaaattcaAATCTTACCGCATCCAGTTCATTCAGCGCTCTGACAGCTCGTTTTGGCGCCATAATTTCTGCGGCGGTTTGTTTTGTGCGTCGCAGTTCCGAAGTCCACACGGCCATTGGTTCGTGGCCGGCGATGGCGTTGATATGTTCGGCCAATGCGTGCGCGTAACGTTGTCCACGTGGGGATAGGTTAGCATCACCGCCTATACGGCCGAGCACGTTGTATTCGCTTTCACCGTGCTGTAGAAAAAAACAtgttatagtagagccattttaataggcaacatttgacagtccaacaaaattcaacaacgtaacctagtaacgacgacatagaataaaatgatatttcgttttgttagatctgcacatttgcttaacttttttcaattacgattacatatttattataataatgaccgacacaattaattttaagatttcattttactgataaaccattctaaacataataaacaatttatgaattgaagaactgacgtcgctacaattttgtgtcaataaaccttttttctttttaaataccagagatgttactctaaaaatcgaaatctgacatctagaattgAATGCATCGATTTCTTGTGGATAAAAGTctaaaatcattataaattaataaattcgattgacaaatgtttcaaatccgtatcgattaattcactttaatcgatgtttttaagcagattacctctcttcgaagataaaattgatagacgtcaaatgttgcctattaaattggctcgactataactTCTATATTGCTTGTAATTTGTCAATTTATTCCAAGGAcgattattcataatttttaaattctaaaacattaataataattaatctacgCATCAAACATTTGCAACCCGGCGTTGTTTATATGCATTTATTGTCACAAACGCGAATGTTTGTAATAATGTGTGGATGTTTGTAACTTATACACGCAAATACAGCATTGGATACGTATGAAAATTTGATACTAGGATAGTTTAGTCTGGATTAGCACATAACTTTTTTCTTGGATAGACGAGTGAAGTCGCAGGTTTCAGCTAGTCAATCCATATTTATGGCTAGGCCACACCTATGAGGGTATGGCCGTTTGGACTTTGTGCCATAATTTAttacgctggccaagtgcgctAAATCATAATTTCAGCCAATGCATAAATGTACCTATGCAAAGCAAAAATAAACACCAGTGTCCAATGTGACCTGGATCGGACGAATTTTACGACCTATTTAAGAGTCAATACTCGGAATAAAATTTAGAATGTGTCATGGAGATTAAATATTTGCTACTTAGACTACGTGaagcaaaataatttttgtccatttcgtttaaaacataattttaaagttgatTTTGCATTAAACAGTTTATtggatgataatattatgtattctatttaaatggaatacataaaatattagataatacTGACTTCTCTGGTTTTACAAAGTGATTACAAAACTTGACACGGGTCTTTATAATCTACGAGACTAAGATAATGGAAATAAACCGAAATACCTAATTAGCAAAAATATGGCCCCTGACCGaaattagataaaaaaataatttaattaggaTTCCTTCGATAGTATGATAGTAAATCTAGGTCGGCAGTGATAATAACAATGCTTATTAAGATTGGAATCAATGAATCTATtgcgaataatttattaataagattagtaatttcaaactctaggacAAGACATATCTCATTAaagataatatgaaataataatacgtaGGCAAGATTCCACATCACGTTGTCGCTCCCCCAGCCACGTGGACATTATCAAATCTAAAACGAGCATTATGAATAACATCCACAAATCCTTACAGACGGTTGTTTTCGTATCAATGTTTACTTGAAACGATATAAATATCTTGTttatagatttaaactatcgaTCGAGACGGATCTCGGAAAACATGTTTGTAATTAGTTTTATTGatgcaaattattaattaactagcttccgcccgcgactttgtacgtgcatctcCGTTTTTCCctgttcccgcaagaatttcgggaaatcctttcttagctgatgcctacgtcctaacatctacctgcatgccaaatttcagcccgatacgtccagtggtttgggctgtgcgttgatagatcactatatcagtcacctttgagttttatattatatagattacaTAAATTCTGCTTACCCGAGTGAAAAATAGGGTTTGTGGTAATGCCCGCATCCCGGATAGATAGCCAAGAATGCCTGACTCCTTTTGTCCGACGACTTTGTGCGCGGTGACAGTTTCACCCATATTCTCGACCCTTACGAAGCTGATGTTTTCTATGGTCGCGTCTATAGGCTCGTATTGTCTCATGTAATGTTCCAATTTCTTGCGCAGGTCATCGACCGCTTCTTCCTCACTCATTGTCTTATAATCAGCAGAGTAATGTAATATCTCAATAATGTTCCTCTCGAGTAACTCCTGGTCTTCGCACACGCACTCTATGAACAAAATACGGAAGCCCATTTCCGTGAGACAGTATTCGTTCAGATCCCGGCGTTGCTCCCGCGTTATGTTGGTTCCGTCgaaaatctgtaaataaaaactgaATTATACACAAGATGACACACCTCCATACAAACAATGATAAATGACATACTTTATTGTGTAAGGAACCCTTTGCTTGAggagaatttaaatattgtaaaacatgATAGGCACTTAAAAATAGATCTTCTCTAATAAACGTTGGACACTCTATTTTGctttacattaattttgaCAGTTTTAACGGCTCTATTACAGTTTTTATTTGACTACAGTTCAACGACATTAACGATCATGTTTCACTTTTTATTGTATCAAAATTTTTCCACGCCAATTAAAAGTCGCGGACTatctagatatttattatcttaatatatataaatctcgtgtcacaatgtttgtcctcaatggactcctaaaccacttaaccgattataataaaattcgcacaccatgtacagttcgatccaactagagagataggataggttttatcccggaaatccctcgggaacgggaactatgcgggtttttctttgaaaacgcgggcgaagccgcgggcggaaagctagtattatataagttatttatGACGAATTCTGAGAAATCATTAAGAGTAAACAGTAAAGTTTATCATTCGAGTAAGtctaataatacaaataatgtaGTACATACATGTGTTCTATTTCAAGAGTATTTATTGTTGGCACTGTTCGCATTAACTACAAcgcattttatatttatacccTCATTTAAGGACactatttgtaataattgttaatacgTCTATTCtcattttatttgcattataaataacgataaatataGTAATATAGGTATCTAACTAGAAagataatttctaaatttaaaatacaggtctaaaatctatattttaaaaggtatCATTCAAAGTTAGGGTAGACCGGTAGAGATTAGGTACCTTAACccttacctacctacctgtTTCAATttatggtatttaaaaaggaaaaatcATGCATTTAAGGGTTAAACCTTTACCGTACCACCACATTGTGGAATTGTTTTTCTATGTGTCTTTTAACGTTCTgctaaaaattaagaaatgcTAATTGAAATTAGTAACacttttgaaatttaatgttCATATGAATGGAAGTCTGTGTTGAATACTTGTTACAGTTGATGATGACAtcacgaataaaataaaaacaaggcGTAATATCTGATAAACTAGCTTTTATCAAGGGTCAAACATGTTTTGTTCTACGAAATGATTAAATCGATTATCAAGTTAATACATAATTGATAATACGATATTTCAGAGATACATTTTCGGACTAAGAATGGTAAAAAgcttactaataataaaaagttgaagagtttgtttcaACAAACTTATCTCAGAATAAAAACAAGATGGATAATCCAATCACGTTGCGACACAGAATAAGAGCGaaacataaatgaaaaatatcaaaaattcaCTCAATAATGGAGTAGGCTAGCAATGGCAAGCAACGACCATTTGGAGCGGAtcgtaaatgaaaaatttcgCAAAATAAGagttaaaaatcaaaatccaaattacctaagtaagtattaaaataattttcacttaCAGCAACACTGTTCCCATCCTTCAGCCACAGGACCGCGTCTTGCACAGCTTCCCGCGCGCTCTGGCGACGAATCGCAGAACCTTGTTGATTGTCCGCGCGGAAAATGTCGTGCGTGCCGTATAGCGCCATGTGGCGACGGCGGTATTCGCTGCAGTCGAACACTGTGATCAAAGTGAAGATTTTTAAGTTTACCACTTTCAAAgagcttataaatatttgtaaaattataaaaggaAAGAAGAAATTCAATATTTGAAGTAGAGAAAATTCGAGATAAGGGTTACAGAGGTACAGGGTTACAAATCTTGGCTCATGAtcgatttgtttttattttttaattaaaagtttattcgtttttagactattgtaagtacatataaataaatctgtgTTATTGGGTTGGGGTATTTAAAAGTATCTTTACGtcacaaacataaaaaaggtTTACAAGAactgtttctttttaaatgtacGATAAGATATataatgtagataataataaaaatgttagaaCGATACGTAcatatgtttaataaataaataatttttaaattctgttTGTCTTTGAGAATAATCAACTTAATCTATCAAATATCAAACTAATATCGCTGTTAGAAATTACGTTATCTTTCTTGTTTTTCTATTCGATAAGATAGATAAGTTCTACAAactaaaaatctatttaaaaatatttaacatagtAGGTAATTGCATGTACTGATTGgtctttattttatcattaagtACACTTTttctatttgttttttgttatacctacctatttaattttatcttttcattattcaaattaaacatCAGTTTAAATATCGCAATCGAATAAGTTATTTAACGTGCAGTTAATAACTATGAATGTCCTTCGAACATATcgatttatttacttaattaaaaattgatgatcctcaattttaaaatgcaaatttCAATATTCATGCTAAATGCTTTTAAACGTTAATTTCCTTAGAATATTAAGCAATTATTGCAGaataattccattttatattacggtgcatttacaccaaacgagcgaatgctcattctaactcCACTATGactaattattttagtataaacaGGCGTAGAACATTCTTTGCGCTTTAGTGcattcgaaaagattctatgcaatgtacTTATACTGAAGTTTTCGTTTagactaaaagatcacgaaataatTCTCTTGtcctagctctatgttcgtttgatgaaAAGGCACTCTTACGCGTTTACAAACTGTATGTAGGACACATAGAATAGGCAATAGGTATAATGTATATGATACaagtagatatattttataacctgAATAACATAAATAGAGTGAGATACCTTTAACGAGGTCAAGGCGATAGATTTAGTATCGTGTGCCTTTCCAACTAAATATGTGCACGATAAACTAATTtgacttttaaatttatctcTATTATGAACAAATATAGATCCAgaccaaatttaaatttatttatttattttttttgtatggtgtttctcaatgttagccagaagggctactacattttaacgcggacgcgggggtgaactgaaggttcaccctggtagcgacatgcacaagggcgtccccccttgacggggaccacgaacctcggcttgagctgtcgcttgagtggaggaggccagaagggccctaatcggacgggatttaaatttaataataggcAACTTGTATGATGTAATCTTCTTGGATGTAATACACAGGGTTTTGTGTCAACTTTACTCTATTTCTCTATTTATAAACTATctccaatataaaaaataatactttgaCCTTGATTTGACCTTTTCGGTCTATTGTATTATCACAGATATTAcaaatcatattatatgtCATGGGAACAgaaatacaaacataatatatgattaaccaattttagaacaatagatatgttgttagttaaatattttctaagtattttatgtttcctacaataaaatgataaaattaattttatcttttattaccTCACGCTTTCAATACGTAAtggcaataaaaattttataacaagGAAATCACAAAgcttcataaattatatatcgtagttacctacaataattataaggttaatttatgatttatatttctttcgattgtatttttgtatatttattcattgtcaATTGAACATAGGTAAGTAGAAGGTactatgtatattaataacttacctattaattaaaagtgtGTAATTAAACCTTGCTATCTGTAATTACTTCTTTAAATGCTAATCTTCTTACTTTTTTTGCTAATAATTTTCACTGTAAttcaatgttaaaatttaacgGACGTACTCATGAACACTAGTTCACCTAAAATACTCCAGCAAAAGGTAgtgttaaatgttaattaaatccatactaatactaatattatataaatgcgaaagtaactctgtctgtctgtctgttactcaatcacgcctaaactactgaaccaattttcatgaaatttggtatggagatattgtgatacccgagaaaggacatatgCTTCTTTTTATCCCGGCAAAATggcgcaatcccggaaatcccacgggaacgggaactatgcgggtttttctttgactgcgcgggcgaaaccaggggcggaaacctagttttcTTTAAAGCATTGCTTCcacaaacatttatattatcttatatcTGTTCTCAAGCATATACacaatcacataaaaaagagCTACATacatcacaaaaaaaaaacatttaaatttacctaCTTAACTACCTTCACTAAAATAACTTCCTCGTCTACATTTCCATTAATTTCCCAGCTAACCGAATCAGAAGATTATAAAAACTCCAACTCTATTCATTCCAGTTTAACCAAACCAGAAGAGTAAAGAAATTCCAACTCATCCAGCACATCTTACCTTTAGTGCTCTCCCCATTCCAGTTGAGATGCCGTGACAGGCGATGCGCCAGCTGGCTCTTGCCGCGGGCCGGTAACCCGACCAACGCGATCAGTAGCGGCGCGAATTGGCTTACACGTCTTGTACGAAGGGACACTGTAACAAACGAATATAACATAAATTTGTATGATGTAGAAGTGTGAACTATGAGAAAAtctatttctattatttttataagttaggATTGCACAAGTTAGCAGAGAGACAGAATTAGGAGAGAGACTCTCGTGGGCAATTTAATCACGCATCGGATTTCATGCAACTAACGGGGGCATTCTCCGGCTAAATATCGAAGGTACTACTACTTATAGAAGAACATAACGTTTATAGGATTATAGATGTTCCTAGTATTTCcaataatcatttattagtACCAAAGGATCTAAAGCTAAGCATCTGGATGCAGATGATAAATaatagtacctactacctacatCAAGATCAAGATACGGTATTATATCAAGATTCAAGAGCAACAGATATATGAGCACGAGTCGATGGTCGTTTGGAACGCGATATATTTTATGGTccgtaaatactaaataggaTCAGCAAAGCCAGCAATTATTAAGAATTTCGTTGTATTTGTATAGCATTCTCATTGGATGCCAAATAACAAGATGTAGGAACCTTTTTCGCAATTGGAGTAAATTAGTGCATTTTACAACTTTATGTAGAGTTATGATTTGATGTAGAGTCATTGTCGAGTCACGATTTTTTTAAGACTTTAATGATGAACAAAATTGGAAGGTACCTAATCATTATAATGACTGTAATAGGCGTTTTAAAATTCAgaagtcatattttataatcgtTCTTAACCTGGTTAATGGTTATTGAAAGAAGATTTCCCTGAATTTATTCCATTCATGATCAATAATCACAGGGTAATCACGCGTAAAGAGAATGACACGCGCCAAATTAGGTACaaatctgataaaaataattaaataaaagtataatttaagtGTAAGCTGAAATTATCAAAAATGAAGCACACAATATACCATTCATAAATCACGACAATGATAAGACAAGGATaagacatattattatgtatttaatgtcTTCATAATAAATGTCAATAAATATGGATCTAACTAGATCGTTCGTTTAGCATAAACGCATTAGTACCGCATGCCTATAACAgacgtaataatataatattacgtcGAACAAATGTAACATAGCAATGATTCGTCACATTTcctcattttatttaaaacctaGCTAACGCCACGttgataacaataatttttatttttgtcgcGTAAAATGTACGCGTGGCAACGGACGACGCGGTCAGCAACGAAAATACGAAAACACGAAATTGTCAATTGATCAATCTAGCCTGTCGACCAATGGCAACGGTTTATACGGCCGCGCCTTctcttgtttgtttttatatcgTAAGCTTACGTCATAGAATAGatggataaaaattaaaatatattcctaCATCCGTGTGGCAACATTCatagattattaattaattattattaataattgctATTTGCCATATGGAATGTTTTGGCACTATTTTGGCAGTACGTTGAAATATGTTAGTACTTACTATATTTAGATTCAATCTACTTTCTACGAAGAAATTCTGAGaacactttataatattaattgtgcaggtattataattaatattgtatagtaAAGTATTGCCTCTACGACAGGAAAATTAACAAAGGATGGTGTTTTTAAGATTCTTGCGACACGTCATTATAAAATTCTGAAAGGGTATCCATAAAAACACCACCAATTACAATCATACACACCTTGTTAATTTACGCGGATGCAGTCTtgctaattttaaaatacgaaAATGAACAAAGGTATTTTGAAAAAGCGAGTTTCCCTGCAGTTATTCAATGCGATTATATAATATCCTGCATTGAACACATAAAACTCCATACGTAGGCACAATGAATAGAAACGTGTACGGTGAACGTACGCTTGCCAATACAAATGGACTTTGGACCCGCGCGAGTCAAGGAAACTGTTGATCTAGTAGCCAACGCACTTTGCTACATACATGATACAGCTGATATAGGTTAAggagatttattttaaagtcacATGTATGATGTATGACAGATTGTTTTGATTATGCAAGATATTTCAAACGTTTGATTGAGAGCGATATTCAAGGTGAAAGTACGATTCTGCCGCAAAGTACTAATACAGTAATACTAACTAGTAACTGTGTTAGCTAcctactattaagtattctgtgaCTATGTACTATAATTAAGAAGGTAATAATTGTCCCAAAAAATTCGTTGTTGATGGATGAAATAGGTTACatgaaatttttatgtatagaaaacaaaaatgataaaCAACATGAGCAAGCACTTTAACTAGTTTACTATCTTGGGAGCCTTAGTCACTTTTTAttcctaaaataaattatgatattattgttAAGTTTATTATCAGCTAAAAAATAAGATACGAAACTGCCTCTACTGATTATGATATATCGACTTATAGGTTTCTATTTTTCAAACACccgatattaaaaataataactaattaatgatattttatttttaacaggCGACATTGCTAAATAGTCCGctgacataatattttgctaTGAGCTACGGTGGAGCTACGCTATTAATGATTATTGCGATCAATGATTGACGTCAAAGTTCATGCAAACTGCTCGTGCATAGAACATTGCAGTACCGGGTCATCATTTAACAGttccaatataaatataaacatttaacgAGACAAACAACGTTTCATAACATAATGTGTAATTTTCCAAATACAAATACGCTATTAACTacaacgataataattaattcagtgAATGACGATTGGCTATTTTCACGAATGCAATAAAGTGCATATATGCGTTGAAGGACTTTTAATGGTTTTCAATTTTCCAATTTAAGTAGTTAAAAATTGGAAATCTAGgcagttgataaatatttttttgtacttcAGAACCGTTAATTGTATATTCAAGCTTCATGTCCATTAACATTTACATACATGCTTACGTTTCTTTCGCGGTCTTGGACTTTATATACTCTTCATTAATTCCATTAATTGGAAACAATATACACACCACAACATTT
It encodes the following:
- the LOC123697788 gene encoding 6-phosphofructo-2-kinase/fructose-2,6-bisphosphatase-like isoform X1, translated to MAILSIKGDWYLYFWLIYCKVYSAIIWLVGNHCHGDKSRSVISAGVGGQLLGGLHRVRTRRRKQQSHRVKHIVALVRRPSLRKIVMAPGASTAHAMMEDKEKALHGALANVSLRTRRVSQFAPLLIALVGLPARGKSQLAHRLSRHLNWNGESTKVFDCSEYRRRHMALYGTHDIFRADNQQGSAIRRQSAREAVQDAVLWLKDGNSVAIFDGTNITREQRRDLNEYCLTEMGFRILFIECVCEDQELLERNIIEILHYSADYKTMSEEEAVDDLRKKLEHYMRQYEPIDATIENISFVRVENMGETVTAHKVVGQKESGILGYLSGMRALPQTLFFTRHGESEYNVLGRIGGDANLSPRGQRYAHALAEHINAIAGHEPMAVWTSELRRTKQTAAEIMAPKRAVRALNELDAGICEGLTYEEMQERFPQEFAWRDQDKLRYRYPWGESYIDIMTRLRPVLSALEDEDNVVVVGHQAVLRCMLGYFLDAKLDELPYMNVPLHTIVKLSSYGYKYKVEMIKLPIECVDTHRKQPKNCSINRTTADALLTVPSHYDTLPSNLWQNPTEAQL
- the LOC123697788 gene encoding 6-phosphofructo-2-kinase/fructose-2,6-bisphosphatase-like isoform X2, with translation MSLRTRRVSQFAPLLIALVGLPARGKSQLAHRLSRHLNWNGESTKVFDCSEYRRRHMALYGTHDIFRADNQQGSAIRRQSAREAVQDAVLWLKDGNSVAIFDGTNITREQRRDLNEYCLTEMGFRILFIECVCEDQELLERNIIEILHYSADYKTMSEEEAVDDLRKKLEHYMRQYEPIDATIENISFVRVENMGETVTAHKVVGQKESGILGYLSGMRALPQTLFFTRHGESEYNVLGRIGGDANLSPRGQRYAHALAEHINAIAGHEPMAVWTSELRRTKQTAAEIMAPKRAVRALNELDAGICEGLTYEEMQERFPQEFAWRDQDKLRYRYPWGESYIDIMTRLRPVLSALEDEDNVVVVGHQAVLRCMLGYFLDAKLDELPYMNVPLHTIVKLSSYGYKYKVEMIKLPIECVDTHRKQPKNCSINRTTADALLTVPSHYDTLPSNLWQNPTEAQL